The nucleotide window AGGAAGACAAATTGACCCAGATTAAggcaaatatttgaaaaacttcCTTACATATATGAAATTAGATGGCATTATTGAGCACCGTAACTTAAACCAACCCTCGAATCAAACACATTTTTCCATCGGAGGGTACCTGACTATGCGAATCCAGACAGAAATCTAATGCCCGACAAAAATGGTTCATGCAGAAgcagttttcttttgttggaaTATGACAACAAAGATGGGAACAGTTGCCCCAATGGCGAAACAAGTCCAGACACCGAGTGACATCTTCAGCTTCTGGTGCTTCATCCTGTCGAGGTTGTACATGTGCTTCGCGTGCATATAGAATGGTTCTGAATCATGGCCATGCCCGCCTCCCATTCTCTTCACACTCGTCGAGTGCAATGCCTTGGACACTGGAAGACAAAAAGCTCTCCATGACTACAGCTTATTATATAACAATTCAATAGTGTAGAAATCAGAGACAATTAAAACGTGGATACAAACATGGACAGTTAAATTTATTGTCAAACAAAGTCAAATTGGCAGCTATTATAGATACTTGACTACATCACATTCACATAACATTATACAACAATATCCAAGAAAGAATAGCCTTAAATATAAGCGACATAACGAAATGATTCTCGCTGTATGAGCATAGAAATGAAGCTCCAACCACCAGAAAGGGCTTGAAGAGGAGGAATTCAGTTCTTTGTTATATCCATGTCATATGGTATACAAAGAACATTTGTTGCATAAGAGTTGTTCCAGGTCGAACCATGCCAAGCATTGGTCCAGTTctaaccatatatatataactttgagTTAAAATCACAAGGAGCTCGCTAAAAATAAATTCTTGGAAATTCCTAGTAGTCTTCCGACTACAACTTCATATTGAGACAATCTTTTTATGGAAGCAAACACTAATATTTCTAATTTCAAATTGGTGGTACTGAAAATGTGTGCTCAGTCCGACTCAACATCTAAAGATCCATAATGGGAACTGGGTATTGAAGGCCATATACCTCCAGGTCAAGGCCAGATGTGTGGGCGCCAGAAAGAGTACTTCGAAGTAGAGGAGATGGTCGATAGATGTGGATGAAATACAAATGTTTTTCATCCCAGAAAGTAGCTATAAGGATATCAATAAGTTTCAGGCATGtggattttatttttatatttgtaaatataaaaCGTATATGCAGTCCCTTGGCAAAAGTTAGTTTGTCTGGCCCCAactcaaaatatataaaatttttgaaaaatgatatttcagcccgtattaaaaaaaatttctggcttcaccCCTGCTTCGATCCAAATGAAAATATGGTGTCTGTGCTCAACCAAAGTGCTTGGAAACTAGTGGGTAGAGTGTTGATAGTAGATCAATGGAGGCCAGGGATGTCCGGAAACTTGAGGCGACTAAAAAGACTCCAGCATGATCAGGCTTCAATAGACCTATGGATCGAGCTATGCTCAAATTTTTATTGAAGTGCCATGAAGCTCCAAGCCTCACAATGTGGTTCTTGTGATTATAGAAAACCAATTTGACTCAAAGGTTGTTTACGAGAACATCATGTTCTTTCGTTCAGTATGCAGATCAGCGTGACATCAAGATGGATCACATGTGAAGATCAATGCCAATAATAATTCCAACTAGGTGCCCTCATATAGACCTGCTGAAACAGGCATTCAATGAATGAAAAATACTCAAGTCAAAGATGGTTTTCACATCACAACCAATGAAGAAGAGTCGTCTACTCCAACAGATTCTCTATGCCGATGGAGGACTCTTGAGTTTGAGAGAGTGGATAAAGGAGAAGCTATTATGGAGCAGGAACATAGCATCCTGGAGAATTCTTATTGGCTGGAGAGGGATATGGCTGTTTTCGATAATCAGAAATTGGTGCATGAGAGGGTCTATAGCACTAACAGTTTGTATACTGACAAGGATGGAAGGAGGCAATGCAGTTACAAAGTGGAATTCAGAAGCATTCTCTCTCAGCGGCAAGGAGGAAAGGAGATCCAATTATGCCGACAATAGGATTTAAAAGGAGTACGAAAGTGAACCAAATAGAGCAGATCCATAAGAGGATGGAATCAGGTCCACAGAAAGGATGACAGTGCATGGAAGGAGATCACTTTTAATAATGCCTCCTTGGTTTTGGATAGGTCAAGTGAACCATTTATGGAGGTGTGCAAAGATTTGGTTAGTATTCCATTTACAGGCCGATGGGAGTCCAAATGCAAGGGCAATTGGTAGATAAGGCAAAGCAAAAGTTGAGGAAGGAGCAATTATTATGAGAATATAATCCAACAGGACTGGAAATGGATCTACAATGCTAAGGATGGTATTAGGAAAGATATGGTCAAgcatagaaagagaaagttAAAACCAACTACCAGAGCAGGACGATTTCAGATATTGCActctaaaaagaagaaatacagATCGGATTCATCAAATGCCAGAAACGAAATTTTATGTCTATCAAAAGCATAAATTAATTTCAGAAAGTAAAAAGAATAACGTATACAGTTTTCCTTTGCTGCCTTTGTTTGTGGTAAGGTTCACAAAATAAGAGATGAGACGTCAGAAAGAGATACCTGTCCTGGAGAGGTTGCCATGAGAACCGTTTAAGAGCTTCAAGCCACACCTGCTCAGAGCCATTTGCTTCGCACTTCGAAggaccaatctctctctctctccctctcctcccttgATGGAAGTCTCCAGTAAATTGAGTAGGCTCGCTTTCCAGAAGACACGATGCTCAAGTCAAATCACACTTTCTCTTGAAATAGACTGACACGAggacagagagaagagagagaatctCAACCGCCTAGGGGGATTCACTCTACCCACGGCCACCTCATGAAAATTCGTGGGTGGTGCTCGCACAAAAAATCCAAAGCATTCTATTGGCCTCTGTGAATAAGGATCGTGGGATTTCTGTTACtatatttggatatatatatatatatatattgactggtcacaattttttacaataaaatatGCCCCAAATATCAATTAAAGTTATATTATATTTACATAATATATTTTATGACAACAAATTCTGATAAATCAAATGGTGTCACAAAATGCACTATTTACAGCAGTTTTTAGtattataatataaaaaaaccaacaaaacataGATGTTGGCcggatgatatatatatattgagataAGCTGGCTAAGACTATTTTCTGATGGAAtcgtttttttatattttatgatacTAAAAACTGTTGTAAATGATACATTATATGACACC belongs to Nymphaea colorata isolate Beijing-Zhang1983 chromosome 13, ASM883128v2, whole genome shotgun sequence and includes:
- the LOC116267124 gene encoding uncharacterized protein LOC116267124, producing MALSRCGLKLLNGSHGNLSRTVSKALHSTSVKRMGGGHGHDSEPFYMHAKHMYNLDRMKHQKLKMSLGVWTCFAIGATVPIFVVIFQQKKTASA